The proteins below are encoded in one region of Malaclemys terrapin pileata isolate rMalTer1 chromosome 8, rMalTer1.hap1, whole genome shotgun sequence:
- the DOK3 gene encoding docking protein 3, whose translation METPVKAGILYVQYFKFGKKLWRKVRAQLFATGPWGVARLETCDARDNGSGPEKTSLRKCERRVIRLADCVSVGPADAPSCPKDTAAFYLNTVDKSHVLAAEQRDEWIAQLCQLAFQCTNEPAPGSTRDPPGPDLHVEENTLYASWQDLNEFLVLVNRTDASARCGLSGHYLLAALPKGLMLKTRQSRQTLLTWPYPFLRKFGYDKALFSFEAGRRCDSGEGIFTWATSRAGELCNLVSAAIAYQSSTQAPAPLSSRQGTEPRLWSSQSLEEALPTWALEGAGRPLLPAGLCPDSAQALPCTLELGGRAGTGAEPPIVYASIHRGLQPPLKPWGEAKVEQGVARASRGQGLPVSEHLYENLCAQGRSCSMEEGPSCLGSRGSPEGSSTDLAPIYDNSCMASKRWSSPLAPSTGPSPSLEAQYKRLLDQDGPERGEEEEGEEDALVSSLPRARANSGFRKLVTLLSREVAPKVPGKSSSVLDRA comes from the exons ATGGAGACCCCCGTGAAGGCCGGGATCCTCTATGTCCAGTACTTCAAATTTGGAAAG aagctCTGGAGGAAGGTGCGGGCCCAGCTCTTTGCCACCGGCCCCTGGGGTGTTGCCCGGCTGGAGACATGCGATGCGCGGGACAACGGCTCCGGGCCAGAGAAGACATCCCTGCGGAAGTGTGAGCGCCGGGTCATCCGGCTCGCAGACTGCGTCTCTGTGGGGCCGGCTGACGCCCCCAGCTGCCCCAAGGACACGGCTGCCTTCTACCTGAACACCGTCGACAAGAGCCACGTGCTGGCAGCCGAGCAGCGGGACGAGTGGatagcacagctctgccagctggCCTTCCAG TGCACTAATGAGCCAGCGCCTGGCAGCACCAGGGACCCCCCCGGGCCCGATCTCCATGTGGAGGAAAACACCCTCTACGCATCCTGGCAGGACC TGAATGAGTTCCTGGTGCTGGTGAACAGGACGGACgcctcagccaggtgtggcctgagTGGGCACTACCTGCTGGCCGCCTTGCCCAAGGGGCTCATGCTGAAAACCCGCCAGTCCCGCCAGACCCTCCTCACCTGGCCCTACCCCTTCCTGCGCAAATTCGGCTACGATAAG GCCCTGTTCTCCTTCGAGGCCGGCCGCCGCTGCGACTCCGGCGAGGGCATCTTCACCTGGGCCACCAGCCGGGCGGGTGAGCTGTGCAACCTCGTCTCCGCAGCCATCGCCTACCAGAGCAGCACCCAAGCACCGGCGCCTCTGAGCTCCAGGCAGGGAACGGAGCCCAGGCTTTGGAGCTCCCAGAGCCTGGAGGAAGCGCTGCCCACCTGGGCCCTAGAGGGTGCAGGGAGGCCGCTCCTCCCTGCGGGGCTCTGTCCAGACAGcgcacaggccctgccctgcaccctggagctGGGAGGCCGTGCGGGGACAGGAGCTGAGCCCCCCATCGTCTATGCTTCCATCCACAGAGGCCTGCAGCCCCCGCTCAAGCCCTGGGGCGAGGCCAAGGTGGAGCAGGGAGTGGCCAGGGCGAGCCGGGGTCAGGGGCTCCCAGTTTCGGAGCATCTCTACGAGAACCTCTGCGCCCAGGGGCGCTCCTGCTCCATGGAGGAGGGGCCCTCATGCCTGGGCTCCAGGGGCTCCCCGGAAGGGAGCAGCACTGACCTGGCCCCCATCTATGACAACAGCTGCATGGCGTCCAAGCGCTGGAGcagccccctggctcccagcacgggacccagcccctccctggagGCCCAGTACAAGCGGCTGCTGGACCAGGACGGGCCGGAGcgaggcgaggaggaggagggggaggaggatgccctAGTCAGCTCCCTCCCCAGGGCCAGAGCTAACAGTGGCTTCAGGAAGTTAGTCACTCTCCTCAGCCGAGAGGTAGCCCCCAAGGTGCCTGGCAAAAGCTCCAGTGTCCTGGACAGGGCCTAG